The following is a genomic window from Streptomyces chrestomyceticus JCM 4735.
GGGCGGTTCTTCGAGATTCCGGAGGACGCGGAGGCCGGGTTTGACGCGGTGCTCGCGGAGGCTTTCGCGCGGCCGGAGGTGGTGCTGGTGCACGTCCGGGCGTTGGAGTACGGGTGCTTCCAGTTCGAGGTGCGGCGGCCGTAGCCGTACGGACGGATACGTCGCGGGGCCCGTACGGAAGATCCGTACGGGCCCCGCGACGCGTGCTGAAACGTCTCAGCCGCGCAGTTCCGCCGCGACCAGCTCCGCGATCTGGACCGCGTTCAGGGCCGCGCCCTTGCGCAGGTTGTCGTTGGAGAGGAACAGCGCCAGGCCGTGGTCGACCGTCTCGTCCTTGCGGATGCGGCCCACGTACGAGGCGTCCTGGCCGGCGGCCTGAAGCGGGGTGGGGATGTGCGAGAGGGCGACGCCGGGGGCGCCGGCCAGCAGCTCGTTGGCGCGCTCGGGGGTGATCTCGCGCTCGAAGCGCGCGTTGACCTGGAGCGAGTGGCCGCTGAAGACCGGGACGCGGACGCAGGTGCCGGAGACCTTCAGGCCCGGGATCTCCAGGATCTTGCGGCTCTCGTTGCGGAGCTTCTGCTCCTCGTCGGTCTCGTTCAGACCGTCGTCGACGATGGAGCCGGCCATCGGCAGCACGTTGAAGGCGATCGGGCGGACGTACTTGTCCGGCTCGGGGAAGTCGACGGCCGAACCGTCGTGGGTGAGCTTGGTGGCGTCCTGCTCGACGGCCTTGCGCACCTGCTCGTCCAGCTCCGCGACGCCCGCCAGGCCGCTGCCGGAGACCGCCTGGTAGGTGGAGACCACCAGCGAGACCAGCCCGGCCTCGGCGTGCAGCGGGCGCAGCACCGGCATGGCGGCCATGGTGGTGCAGTTCGGGTTGGCGATGATGCCCTTGCGGCGCTCGGAGATCGCCTGCGGGTTGACCTCGGAGACGATCAGCGGGACGTCGGGGTCCATCCGCCAGGCGGAGGAGTTGTCGATCACGACCGGGCCCGCGTCGGCGACCTTGGGGGCCAGCGCCTTGGAGGTCGAGCCGCCGGCCGAGAAGAGCACGATGTCCAGGCCGGAGTAGTCCGCGGTGGCCGCGTCCTCGATCGTGATCTCGGTGTCCTGCCACGGGAGCGTACGCCCGGCGGAGCGGGCCGAGGCGAACAGTCGCAGTTGCTCCACCGGGAAGTTCCGCTCGGCGAGGATGCCCCGCATCACGCCGCCGACCTGACCGGTGGCTCCGACGATTCCGATCCTCATGGCACTCCTTGTTCGGTACGTACAGCAGCGGAACGGGTGCCGTGGAGGGCACCCGCCCCGTTACTGTCCACTATCTCAGGCCGTTACGACACGACCTTTTCGATGCGCACGCCACCGCTGCCCGTGACCGTCCCGGACGCGTTCAGCAACTGGACCTCGCCGAAGAACTCGCGACCGGCGGGCGCCGGGCCCGCGACCGCGACCTCGGCCGTGACCTGCGTCGATGCTCCGCTACCCAGCTTCACCGGTTTCGACTCGTCCGTCTTGAGCGAACCGAGTCCGGTGGAGTAATACACATCACGGTAGTCGTAGGCGGTGCTGCCCGAGGGGATCGCGTAGCCGTCCACGACGACGGTGTAGGTGCCCGGCGCGGGCTTGGCGATGCTGACCGCCTCGTCCGAGGTGCCGGTCGCCGACGAGGCGACGACCTTGCCGCCGAGCAGGACGCTCAGGTCCAGGTCGGCCTTGGCGTCGGCGGGCGCGCCGATCGCGGCGTCCAGCCGGGACACACCGCTGCCCACGACGATCTCGTACCGCTGCGACTCGCCCTCCTTGATCGTCGGGCGCTGCGTACGGGACGAGCCCAGCTCGCCGCCCTTGAGGGTGCCTTCGACGGCGGCGAAGGCGTTGCCGACCTTCCAGGACACCGGGGCCGGGCTGCCGACCTTGGCCTCCGGCAGGACGCGGACGGCCGGGTCGAAGGTGGTGCCGAGGGTGGCCGCGGTGACCGTGTACGGGTTGTCCAGCAGCGGCGAGGTGCGCCGCGACTCGACCTCGATCTCCCAGACGCCGGGCGCCGGGTTCTTGTAGGTGCGCCGCGTCGGGTCGCACGTGTTGGCGGGGTTGGGGTAGTTCGGGTAGCAGTTCGGGGTGCCGGTCGGGTCGACCGGGACGCCCTGCGGGCTGAGGGCGATCCAGCGGGTCTGGCTGCCGGCCGCGAGCCCGCTCATCGAGACCTGGAGGGCCTTGGCGCCCTTCGGGACGGTGATGAAGTGGGAGGTGGTGGCGTTGCGCTGGACGGTGCCGGACTTGGCGACCGCGTGGGTGGGCGCGGCCAGCGGCTCGGCGGCCACGACGGTGGCGAGGATCTTGCGGTCGACGCCCTCGGTGCGCGGGTCGTCCAGGTCCACGGTGACGCTGTGGATGCCGGCGGTGCGCGGCTTGGCGGTGATCTCGAAGGTCACCGGCTGGTTCAGCGGCAGCCAGACCGCGCCGTCCTCGTCCGGCAGGTCGAAGGTGCCGTCGTTGTTGATCAGGTCCAGCTCGTGCCGGACGGGGCGGTCGGGGCCGGTGGTACGGGTGAGGGTGATCTCGTACGTCCGGGACTGGCGCACCTTCAGGCCGCCCTCGCGGTCGTACAGGCCGGTGCCGTAGCCGGGCGTCTTCAGGAAGTCGGACAGGGCCGTCTTCACGGGGGCGCGGACGGTGTACTCATGGGCGGCGGCGCCGTGCCGGATCGCGGACCAGGCGGCGCGGATGTCCATCAGGCCGGAGCCCTGCTCGTACGACTGGAAGCCCTTGATCTGCTTGGCGGTCGAGGTGAGCGCGGTGCGCAGCTTCGCCGGGGGCAGCGCGACGCGCTGCTGCTTCGCGGCGGACAGCAGCAGCGCCGAGGCGCCGGTGGCCTGCGGTGCGGCCATCGAGGTGCCCTGGAGCATGGCGTAACCGGGCGGCAGCTCGTAGCCCGCTTCGGCGGTGGGGCTGCCGGGCTCCCAGGTGGGGATGGTGTTGATGGAGGCGCCGGGCGCGGTGATGATCGGCGTGAAGCCGCCGTCCTCGCGCGGGCCGCGGGAGGAGAACGGGAGCATGGCGTACTTGCGCGTCACGGCCGAGCCGTAGTTGGCCGCCCAGGTCTCCTTGGAGATGGACGCGCCGACGCTGACGACCTTGTCGGCCAGGCCGGGGTCGCCGATGGTGTTGGCGCCGGGGCCGCTGTTGCCCGCCGAGATGACCAACTGGACGCCGTAGGTGTCGATCAGCCGGGTGTACAGCTCGGCGCGGGCGTTGTTGCCGTCGTTGAGCGCGGGCAGGCCGCCGATCGACATGTTGACGATGTCCACGCCGCGCTTGGTGACGAGGTCGATCATGCCCTCGGTGAGCGCGATGTTGGTGCAGCCGCCGCTCCAGGTGCAGGCGCGCGAGGAGACCAGCTTCGCGCCGGGCGCCGCGCCGTTCATCTTGCCGCCGAACAGGCCGTTCGCCGCGGTGATGCCCGCGACGTGGGTGCCGTGCTCCGACTCGACGACGCCGATGTTGACGAAGTCGGCCTTCTTGCCCGTCCAGTCCCCGCCGAGCGGGTCCATCGGGACGTCCTTGCGGATCTCCACCGTGAAGGGGATGCGCTCGGCGATCGGGGTGCTCGGGTCGTCCTTGCCGAAGTAGCCGATGTCGAAGCCGTCCTTGTACGGCTTCATGGGCTGGTCGTCGGTGAAGTCGCCGTTGTCGTTCAGGTCCACCCGGACGGTGCCGGCAGCCGGGTCGTAGAGCACGCCCCAGCGGTCGGTGGTGTCCCCGTCGCGGTTCAGGTCGCCCTTCATGTCGCCGCCCGTGGTGGCGGCCTCGGCGAAGGTGCTGACCAGGTACGAGCCCGCGGGGGCCTTCCAGGTCCGGCCGCCGTAGGTGAAGGACGGGCCGGAGACCGCGGTGGTCATCGGGCGCCAGGTCTGGTCGCCGTCGCTGATCGGGTCGGTCGCGGTGACCCAGTCGACGATCTTGCGCTCGCCGGTGGTGGTCTTCTGCAGCGCGGGGTGCGCCAGGTCCACACCGGAGTCGAGGATGCCGATGGTCACGCCGCGGCCGTCGGCCTTCGGGTGGTCGCGGACGAAGTCCACCGCGCCGGTCTCGAAGGACGGCTGGTACGGGTTCTTCGCCGGGGTGTCCTTGCCGGGCGCCGGGTAACTTCCGGCCTGCGGCCTGCCCTGGTGCTTGCTGTCCGCGCCGGGCCGCGGGTCCGGCAGCTTGATCTCCTGGCGGAGGTCGATGGCGTGCACGGAGGACAGCTTCTGCATCTTCGCGATGGCCGCGTCGGCCTGGGCGGTGGGCACGGTGGCCCGGACGTAGCCGAGCTTGTCGTCCGTACGCCCGACGGAGGCGCCCTTCAGGGAGTCCAGCCCCGCGGCCGCCTGCTCGGTGGCGCCCGGCGCGGTGGCCAGCATCATCGAGACGAACCGGGCGCCGCCGGACTTGGCGCGGGCGAGCAGCTCGGCGTCCTGCGAACCGAGCTTGTCGTGCGGGGACTTCGGCGCGGGTGTGGTGCCGGCGGATATTCGGGCGTCCGCGTCGGTGCCTGCCGCGAAGGCGGCGCCGGCCGCGGTGAGCGCGGGCCCGGCCGCGGTGGCGACGGCGATCGCCGCGACGGCCGCGACCCGGGCCGTGCGTCTTGCCCGGCCCGCGGGCGGGCGTCCTGTGTCGGGGGTCATGGCACACCTCTTAGGGGGTGGAGGGTCCGGAAATCGAACCCGTATAACCGCTCAATATGACGTAACGGGGTGGGGTTTGGGGAGGGGCGTGATCACAAGTTTGTGAACATTCGGGCGGCATGTGCGGGGCGTAAGGCCGGTGCCGCCGCCCGGGCGCCCCGGTGATCCGGGCCGCCGCCCGGTTACCCCGTGAGATGAACCTCCGGTGGCCGTCACCCGCACCCGGCCCGAGGGCCCGGTGACCATCGGCGCCCGCCGTGATCCCTGTCCGGCGATCGGCGGCCGGCGTTGCGGCGCGGTTCACCCGTGGGCCACACCCGCTGCCAACGCTCCCTGGTGAGAGGGCTGTTACGCGCGCCGCGCGCCGCCCTCGCCGCCGTCCCGTCCGTACCAGGGAGCTCGTGCATGTCCCGTACACGGTCCGCCGCACAGACTGTCCCCACCGCCCCCACCGTCGACCGCCGCGCCTTCCTCGCCGCCGCCGGTGCCGTCGGCGCCACGACCGCGTCCGCGCTGGCGTACGGAGCCGGTGGCGCCCGGCTCGTCGCCGGTCCTGACGCGACGACAGCCGCACCCCTCGTCGCCCCGGAACCGGTCGCCGCGCCGCCCGTCCCCCGCGTCCCCTACACC
Proteins encoded in this region:
- a CDS encoding aspartate-semialdehyde dehydrogenase, whose protein sequence is MRIGIVGATGQVGGVMRGILAERNFPVEQLRLFASARSAGRTLPWQDTEITIEDAATADYSGLDIVLFSAGGSTSKALAPKVADAGPVVIDNSSAWRMDPDVPLIVSEVNPQAISERRKGIIANPNCTTMAAMPVLRPLHAEAGLVSLVVSTYQAVSGSGLAGVAELDEQVRKAVEQDATKLTHDGSAVDFPEPDKYVRPIAFNVLPMAGSIVDDGLNETDEEQKLRNESRKILEIPGLKVSGTCVRVPVFSGHSLQVNARFEREITPERANELLAGAPGVALSHIPTPLQAAGQDASYVGRIRKDETVDHGLALFLSNDNLRKGAALNAVQIAELVAAELRG
- a CDS encoding S8 family serine peptidase is translated as MTPDTGRPPAGRARRTARVAAVAAIAVATAAGPALTAAGAAFAAGTDADARISAGTTPAPKSPHDKLGSQDAELLARAKSGGARFVSMMLATAPGATEQAAAGLDSLKGASVGRTDDKLGYVRATVPTAQADAAIAKMQKLSSVHAIDLRQEIKLPDPRPGADSKHQGRPQAGSYPAPGKDTPAKNPYQPSFETGAVDFVRDHPKADGRGVTIGILDSGVDLAHPALQKTTTGERKIVDWVTATDPISDGDQTWRPMTTAVSGPSFTYGGRTWKAPAGSYLVSTFAEAATTGGDMKGDLNRDGDTTDRWGVLYDPAAGTVRVDLNDNGDFTDDQPMKPYKDGFDIGYFGKDDPSTPIAERIPFTVEIRKDVPMDPLGGDWTGKKADFVNIGVVESEHGTHVAGITAANGLFGGKMNGAAPGAKLVSSRACTWSGGCTNIALTEGMIDLVTKRGVDIVNMSIGGLPALNDGNNARAELYTRLIDTYGVQLVISAGNSGPGANTIGDPGLADKVVSVGASISKETWAANYGSAVTRKYAMLPFSSRGPREDGGFTPIITAPGASINTIPTWEPGSPTAEAGYELPPGYAMLQGTSMAAPQATGASALLLSAAKQQRVALPPAKLRTALTSTAKQIKGFQSYEQGSGLMDIRAAWSAIRHGAAAHEYTVRAPVKTALSDFLKTPGYGTGLYDREGGLKVRQSRTYEITLTRTTGPDRPVRHELDLINNDGTFDLPDEDGAVWLPLNQPVTFEITAKPRTAGIHSVTVDLDDPRTEGVDRKILATVVAAEPLAAPTHAVAKSGTVQRNATTSHFITVPKGAKALQVSMSGLAAGSQTRWIALSPQGVPVDPTGTPNCYPNYPNPANTCDPTRRTYKNPAPGVWEIEVESRRTSPLLDNPYTVTAATLGTTFDPAVRVLPEAKVGSPAPVSWKVGNAFAAVEGTLKGGELGSSRTQRPTIKEGESQRYEIVVGSGVSRLDAAIGAPADAKADLDLSVLLGGKVVASSATGTSDEAVSIAKPAPGTYTVVVDGYAIPSGSTAYDYRDVYYSTGLGSLKTDESKPVKLGSGASTQVTAEVAVAGPAPAGREFFGEVQLLNASGTVTGSGGVRIEKVVS